In a genomic window of Glaciimonas sp. PCH181:
- a CDS encoding ABC transporter permease, translating to MKNSNQAAAMPGQPRASHFAGSPELKKQPGPGKWRKPFRRMLFAILPFIVLALLWQALAATQPAYVFPPLRAIFHTLIGFANDGSLWTASVTTTKSVVVGSVVSIVLGTAIGFALARFPAITSPLLNFTQTVPYVVWALMSLIWFGMSRFSVIFTIVVAAFPIVSFNVASGLKNIDPQLLGMAKSVRANRYMTLRHIVFPSLTPYLVSASRTMLGMCWKISVLAELFAGGAGGGGVGYNLYVGWEFSRPNEVFAWTVWLVILMLISDRLFIVPLEMLATRWKKS from the coding sequence ATGAAAAATTCGAATCAGGCGGCAGCAATGCCCGGTCAACCACGAGCCAGTCATTTCGCCGGCAGCCCCGAACTCAAAAAGCAGCCGGGACCGGGAAAATGGCGGAAACCATTCCGACGGATGCTGTTCGCGATATTGCCTTTTATAGTATTGGCGTTGTTGTGGCAAGCGCTTGCTGCCACACAGCCGGCCTATGTCTTTCCACCGTTGCGCGCGATTTTCCATACCTTGATCGGTTTCGCGAATGACGGGTCGCTCTGGACGGCATCGGTCACAACGACCAAATCAGTTGTCGTCGGTTCGGTCGTATCGATTGTGCTGGGCACCGCCATTGGGTTTGCATTGGCGCGGTTTCCGGCAATTACCAGCCCGCTGCTCAACTTTACGCAAACCGTTCCTTACGTGGTCTGGGCGCTTATGTCGTTGATTTGGTTTGGCATGTCCAGGTTTTCGGTTATTTTCACCATTGTCGTCGCCGCGTTTCCCATTGTTTCGTTCAACGTGGCCAGCGGCCTGAAGAATATCGACCCACAGTTGCTGGGCATGGCGAAGTCGGTGCGAGCCAATCGTTACATGACGCTGCGCCATATCGTTTTTCCAAGCCTGACGCCCTATCTGGTGAGTGCCAGCCGCACCATGCTTGGCATGTGCTGGAAGATCAGTGTTCTCGCAGAGCTGTTCGCTGGTGGGGCCGGAGGTGGGGGTGTCGGATACAACCTGTATGTCGGTTGGGAATTCAGCCGTCCGAATGAAGTCTTTGCCTGGACTGTCTGGCTGGTCATCCTGATGCTCATTTCCGATCGCTTGTTTATCGTGCCGCTGGAGATGTTGGCAACGCGTTGGAAGAAATCTTAA
- a CDS encoding ABC transporter ATP-binding protein: MSSIQVSNLTKEFESAGRALKVVDDVSFHVDDGEFICLLGPSGSGKSVTLNCIAGLLDATAGEIKVDGVSVRDRKPNYGYVFQQSRMLPWRTVRENLLFALRGESGRQVKDEEQRIRDVLALVNLAGYENFYMHQISGGMQNRVGIARAYVRNPDLLLMDEPFGALDEMTARHLRSELVSTWTRDRRTVVFVTHDIVEACYLADRIVIYTPKPTRIASIIKIDLPRPRIYGSSELHAIESEVLEVFERSLSEFAATSLVEC, translated from the coding sequence ATGAGTAGCATTCAAGTATCTAATTTGACGAAGGAATTCGAGTCAGCAGGCCGCGCCCTCAAGGTGGTAGACGACGTCAGCTTCCACGTTGACGACGGCGAGTTCATCTGCTTGCTCGGCCCTTCCGGGTCCGGCAAATCGGTCACGCTGAATTGCATAGCAGGTTTGCTCGATGCTACCGCCGGTGAGATCAAGGTCGATGGCGTTTCGGTCCGGGATCGCAAACCTAACTATGGGTACGTTTTTCAGCAATCGAGAATGCTGCCCTGGCGAACAGTGCGGGAAAATCTGCTGTTCGCTTTGCGCGGTGAATCGGGGCGGCAGGTCAAAGACGAAGAGCAGCGCATCCGGGATGTCCTGGCGCTGGTCAATCTGGCGGGGTATGAAAATTTTTACATGCATCAGATCTCCGGCGGAATGCAAAACCGGGTAGGAATTGCACGCGCATACGTGCGTAATCCAGACTTACTGCTCATGGACGAACCGTTCGGCGCACTCGACGAGATGACCGCCCGTCACCTTCGCTCCGAGCTGGTGTCGACCTGGACGCGCGACCGACGAACGGTGGTATTCGTGACCCACGATATTGTCGAAGCCTGTTATCTGGCTGATCGTATCGTTATCTATACACCCAAGCCAACCCGCATTGCGTCGATTATCAAGATCGATCTCCCGCGACCGCGCATATATGGGAGCAGCGAGCTGCACGCCATCGAGTCTGAAGTGCTTGAAGTGTTCGAGCGATCACTGAGCGAGTTTGCGGCCACCAGTCTCGTCGAATGCTAG
- a CDS encoding ABC transporter substrate-binding protein, which produces MFKLSLGKRVSAGSRLFVALLFPLYLANPAFAQTNIRVGSTVSSDVSAAALSLGMKTGAFKKAGLNIELTTFVQSSQKYDSIKGNAIDIDINMGAVNAAQLYSSGVPITVLRAVTPADIWAVVARPDSKLSKPADFKGKRFGVVSLSGANFAVTYLAFKTQSVDFMREVKVSALPPSALLTALDKGDIEGATIYEPYLTGALKTGRVKVLFRPGELYQKRFGEPFIALVITGRNEFIQKNRAAAAKFIAVMEQMLANLPANVDLASQALVENMPDMKITTAEAKEMLIPYMPNVIKSANDPQLIKRAQNMYDRLLEVKQLQEPVKASAFWTRL; this is translated from the coding sequence ATGTTTAAACTATCACTCGGGAAACGCGTGTCCGCAGGCTCACGCCTGTTCGTCGCCCTGCTTTTTCCTCTTTATCTGGCTAATCCGGCCTTCGCCCAGACAAACATTCGCGTTGGTTCGACGGTATCCAGCGATGTGTCAGCAGCAGCGTTAAGCCTGGGAATGAAAACCGGCGCATTCAAGAAGGCCGGTCTTAACATTGAACTGACAACATTTGTCCAGTCAAGCCAAAAATACGATTCGATCAAGGGCAATGCCATCGATATCGATATCAACATGGGAGCGGTTAACGCCGCGCAGTTGTACAGTTCCGGGGTACCGATCACCGTTCTGCGTGCTGTTACTCCAGCCGATATCTGGGCGGTTGTGGCACGGCCAGATTCCAAACTCAGCAAGCCGGCCGATTTCAAGGGAAAACGTTTCGGCGTGGTATCGCTTTCGGGCGCCAACTTTGCTGTGACGTATCTCGCATTCAAGACCCAGTCCGTGGACTTCATGCGTGAAGTAAAGGTCTCCGCATTGCCTCCTTCGGCGCTGCTTACGGCACTCGACAAGGGAGACATTGAAGGCGCGACGATCTACGAACCGTATCTGACCGGCGCACTCAAGACCGGGCGCGTGAAAGTTTTGTTTCGCCCTGGCGAGTTGTATCAAAAGCGTTTCGGCGAGCCATTTATCGCGCTCGTGATTACCGGACGAAATGAATTTATTCAGAAAAATCGTGCCGCCGCTGCCAAGTTCATCGCGGTGATGGAGCAAATGCTGGCAAACTTGCCGGCCAATGTCGACCTCGCGTCGCAAGCCCTGGTTGAGAACATGCCTGACATGAAAATCACCACTGCCGAGGCGAAGGAAATGTTGATTCCCTACATGCCTAATGTGATCAAGTCCGCCAATGATCCTCAACTCATCAAGCGCGCGCAAAACATGTACGACCGTCTGCTGGAAGTGAAGCAGTTGCAGGAGCCGGTCAAAGCTTCCGCATTCTGGACGCGTTTGTAA
- the pyk gene encoding pyruvate kinase — translation MRRQRNAKIIATLGPASSDTKTIQALFEAGADVFRFNFSHGSHADHQARYEIVRAVERKLGRPIAILADLQGPKLRIGTFAEGRITLTAGSEFVLDCDTSPGTVQRVCLPHPELFEVIAPGQSLLLDDGKLHLQVLASDGQRICTRVITGGPLSDRKGVNVPDAVLPIPVLTEKDRRDLAFALSLGVDWVALSFVQRPEDLLEARELVGGRASLMTKLEKPQALDQLEEIVRLSDAVMVARGDLGVELPPERVPGAQKRILRACRQHGKPSIVATQMLESMIAAPTPTRAEASDVASAIYDGADAVMLSAESASGSFPVQAVSMMDRIIIEVEHDPLYRNLIDAQYELPMPTRGDAICSALRNVTNIIGAAATVTYTTSGHTSLRAARERPTAPILSITPNLAIARRLALVWGVHSTVSADVHNVDEMVATAARVAREEGFAQSGDQIAITAGMPFGQPGSTNLLRIAEIEA, via the coding sequence ATGCGACGCCAACGTAACGCCAAAATAATCGCAACGCTCGGTCCGGCAAGTTCCGACACAAAGACAATCCAGGCACTTTTTGAAGCCGGAGCCGACGTGTTCCGTTTTAATTTCAGCCATGGCTCGCACGCGGACCATCAGGCACGCTATGAAATCGTGCGAGCAGTGGAGCGCAAACTTGGCCGCCCGATCGCGATTCTGGCGGATCTGCAGGGGCCCAAGCTGCGCATCGGTACGTTTGCCGAAGGCAGGATCACCCTGACGGCGGGGAGCGAATTCGTGCTCGACTGCGATACCTCACCTGGTACGGTACAGCGCGTGTGCCTGCCACATCCGGAGTTATTTGAAGTGATCGCGCCTGGTCAGTCGTTGTTACTGGACGATGGCAAGCTGCACTTGCAAGTGCTGGCCAGCGATGGGCAGCGGATTTGCACACGCGTGATCACCGGCGGCCCACTGTCTGATCGCAAGGGCGTCAACGTGCCCGACGCAGTGTTACCGATTCCGGTGCTGACGGAAAAGGACCGGCGCGATCTGGCGTTCGCCTTGTCATTGGGGGTCGACTGGGTAGCCTTGTCCTTCGTTCAACGTCCGGAAGATTTGCTCGAGGCGCGAGAGCTTGTCGGCGGCCGCGCCAGCCTGATGACCAAGCTGGAAAAGCCGCAAGCACTCGATCAACTGGAAGAAATTGTACGTTTGTCGGATGCGGTGATGGTGGCACGTGGGGATCTTGGCGTCGAGCTGCCGCCGGAGCGGGTGCCGGGCGCGCAAAAGCGGATCCTGCGGGCCTGCCGTCAACACGGCAAACCGAGTATCGTCGCCACACAAATGCTCGAATCGATGATTGCCGCCCCAACGCCGACAAGGGCTGAGGCATCCGACGTGGCCAGTGCGATCTACGATGGTGCCGACGCTGTCATGTTGTCGGCTGAATCCGCCAGCGGCAGCTTTCCGGTACAGGCGGTGTCGATGATGGATCGCATCATTATCGAAGTGGAACACGATCCACTGTATCGCAACCTGATCGATGCGCAGTACGAATTGCCGATGCCGACGCGCGGCGATGCGATCTGCTCGGCCTTGCGCAATGTAACAAACATCATCGGCGCAGCGGCAACCGTTACTTACACTACCTCTGGGCATACCAGCTTGCGCGCGGCCCGCGAGCGGCCTACGGCGCCTATCCTGAGCATCACGCCCAACCTGGCCATCGCACGGCGCCTGGCCTTGGTATGGGGCGTCCATTCTACGGTCAGTGCCGATGTGCACAACGTGGATGAGATGGTGGCGACCGCCGCCCGTGTGGCGCGTGAGGAGGGGTTTGCGCAAAGCGGCGACCAGATTGCTATCACCGCCGGCATGCCGTTTGGGCAGCCTGGAAGCACCAACCTGTTACGTATTGCGGAAATCGAGGCCTGA
- a CDS encoding MarR family winged helix-turn-helix transcriptional regulator encodes MAIPAETQNNLRHWQTAVSNDRLAHIVKDTTRAFVRALQSRLTDHAIPFGQWAFLRVLWEKDGLTQRQLSEEAGVMEPTTFAAVRAMEAQGFVERRRMPGNNKNNYVYLTERGAELRVALIPLAQEVNKIGVRGVSAADLATTKRVLLCIIANLAEDEIAQQRSTRNG; translated from the coding sequence ATGGCGATACCTGCCGAGACGCAAAATAACCTTCGACATTGGCAAACGGCTGTTTCCAATGATCGGTTGGCACATATTGTTAAAGATACAACTAGAGCATTTGTCCGCGCCCTCCAGTCCCGTTTGACGGACCATGCCATTCCGTTTGGGCAGTGGGCGTTCCTGCGCGTCCTTTGGGAGAAAGACGGTCTGACACAGCGCCAGTTGAGTGAAGAGGCAGGGGTGATGGAGCCGACAACGTTCGCTGCAGTGAGGGCGATGGAGGCGCAAGGCTTTGTTGAGCGGCGCCGGATGCCCGGCAATAACAAGAACAATTACGTTTACCTGACCGAGCGCGGAGCCGAGCTGCGCGTTGCCCTGATTCCTCTCGCGCAAGAGGTCAATAAAATAGGCGTACGTGGCGTTTCCGCTGCAGATCTGGCGACAACCAAGCGAGTCCTGTTATGTATCATCGCCAACCTCGCCGAAGATGAAATAGCACAACAGCGATCGACCAGAAACGGCTAG
- a CDS encoding glycerate kinase, translating into MDSIVNPRQFLLDLFSSAVATVSAEKCLPPFLPQPSLNGRTLVIGAGKGAAAMARVVEKNWPGEISGLVVTRYGHRADCTRIEVVEAAHPVPDQAGRAAAERMMQMVRGLTENDLVLCLISGGGSALLALPAEGITLEQKQTINKELLKSGATIFEMNCVRKHLSAIKGGRLALACAPARMVTLMISDIPGDDARIIASGPTLPDASTCVEALAILQKYGIDVPETVSQHLQSGAGETPKPGDIRFARNLDHVIATAQDALEAAAETARAAGITPYILSDEIEGEARDVALVHAALAKQIARRGQPFSKPCVLLSGGETTVTVRGNGRGGRNAEFLLSLAVALDGYPGIYAIACDTDGIDGSEDNAGALYAPDSVSRAVKQELRATTLLENNDGYGFFSALGDLVVSGPTLTNVNDFRAILIL; encoded by the coding sequence ATGGATTCAATTGTAAATCCGCGCCAGTTTCTACTCGATCTGTTTTCCAGCGCGGTCGCTACCGTGAGTGCGGAAAAATGTCTGCCGCCCTTTCTGCCTCAGCCTTCGCTGAATGGCCGGACCCTGGTGATCGGCGCCGGCAAAGGCGCGGCTGCGATGGCCAGAGTAGTAGAAAAAAACTGGCCAGGAGAAATTTCCGGGCTGGTCGTGACACGCTACGGGCATCGGGCCGATTGCACACGGATCGAAGTGGTGGAAGCCGCGCATCCGGTGCCGGATCAAGCTGGACGCGCTGCAGCCGAACGCATGATGCAGATGGTACGCGGCTTGACCGAAAACGACTTAGTGTTGTGTCTCATTTCGGGCGGTGGCTCGGCCTTACTGGCGCTGCCGGCGGAGGGGATCACACTTGAACAAAAACAGACGATTAACAAGGAGTTGCTGAAAAGCGGCGCGACGATTTTTGAAATGAATTGCGTGCGCAAGCACCTCTCGGCGATCAAAGGTGGCCGTCTGGCGCTGGCTTGTGCACCGGCACGCATGGTGACTCTGATGATTTCCGACATTCCCGGCGACGATGCACGCATCATTGCCAGTGGCCCGACGCTACCAGATGCAAGCACCTGCGTTGAAGCACTCGCGATCTTGCAGAAATATGGCATCGACGTGCCGGAAACTGTGTCGCAGCATCTGCAATCAGGCGCTGGCGAGACGCCCAAGCCTGGCGATATACGTTTTGCACGCAATCTCGATCATGTGATCGCCACTGCACAAGATGCACTGGAAGCAGCCGCCGAGACTGCGCGAGCGGCAGGCATTACGCCTTACATCCTGTCCGACGAGATTGAGGGCGAAGCGCGTGACGTCGCACTGGTACATGCGGCCCTTGCAAAACAAATTGCCCGGCGCGGGCAGCCATTCAGTAAACCATGCGTTTTGCTATCGGGTGGGGAAACAACAGTGACTGTACGCGGCAACGGCCGGGGCGGACGTAATGCAGAATTTTTGCTGAGCCTGGCGGTGGCGCTGGATGGCTACCCCGGTATTTATGCGATTGCATGCGATACCGACGGCATCGATGGTTCGGAAGACAATGCCGGCGCTTTATATGCGCCAGACTCGGTGTCGCGCGCAGTAAAGCAGGAATTGCGTGCAACCACATTGCTCGAAAACAATGATGGTTATGGTTTTTTCAGCGCACTCGGCGATTTGGTTGTGAGCGGCCCGACGCTCACCAACGTCAATGATTTTCGGGCTATCTTGATTCTTTAA